The following are from one region of the Streptomyces tuirus genome:
- a CDS encoding DUF3830 family protein, whose amino-acid sequence MADRYIEVSLVKRDVTCTARLLDDRAPITCAAVWDSLPLAGDVYHAKYARNEIYALFPPFAQTEPPLENPTITPIPGDLCYFTFAGAELGTKAYGYDREVRAGTTLVDLALFYERNNLLLNGDVGWVPGIVWGQVVDGLETMAEACNDLWRSGAAGESLSFRRA is encoded by the coding sequence ATGGCTGATCGCTACATCGAAGTCTCGCTGGTCAAGCGCGACGTGACCTGCACGGCCAGGCTGCTGGACGACCGCGCGCCGATCACCTGCGCGGCCGTCTGGGATTCCCTTCCGCTGGCCGGTGACGTCTACCACGCGAAGTACGCACGCAACGAGATCTACGCCCTTTTCCCGCCTTTCGCCCAAACCGAGCCACCACTGGAAAATCCGACCATCACCCCCATCCCCGGCGACCTGTGCTATTTCACCTTCGCCGGGGCGGAGTTGGGGACCAAGGCCTACGGCTACGACCGCGAGGTCCGCGCCGGGACCACGCTCGTCGACCTGGCCCTGTTCTACGAGCGCAACAACCTGCTGCTGAACGGCGATGTCGGCTGGGTCCCCGGCATCGTCTGGGGCCAGGTCGTCGACGGCCTGGAGACCATGGCCGAGGCGTGCAACGACCTGTGGAGGTCCGGAGCGGCGGGGGAGTCGCTCAGCTTCCGGAGGGCGTAG
- a CDS encoding maleate cis-trans isomerase family protein: protein MDVSFLGGPSPQRGVGVVAPFDFALDRELWRWVPDEVSLHMTRTPFVPVEVSLDLARLVSEHETLSEAVRTLNAIAPEVVAYACTSGSFVGGMMGERAMCEAMSRAGAVPAITTSGALLEALVELDVRRVALVTPYTVSVTQSLEAYVAQAGVTISGCAFMGLTRHIWKVPYREVVDMARQAVRGDADALFISCTNLPTYDVIPQLEAELRIPVISANQVTMWAALRRLGTRAVGPYQALINPAARSGPAVPGADPGPVLPEEEQQQEGWT from the coding sequence ATGGACGTCTCATTTCTCGGCGGGCCCAGCCCGCAGCGCGGGGTCGGCGTCGTCGCCCCTTTCGACTTCGCACTCGACCGCGAGCTGTGGCGCTGGGTGCCGGACGAGGTCTCGCTCCATATGACCCGCACACCGTTCGTGCCGGTCGAGGTGAGTCTCGATCTGGCCCGCCTGGTCAGCGAGCACGAGACGCTGAGCGAGGCGGTCCGCACGCTCAACGCGATCGCCCCCGAGGTCGTGGCCTACGCCTGCACGTCGGGCAGCTTCGTCGGCGGCATGATGGGCGAGCGGGCGATGTGCGAGGCGATGAGCAGGGCCGGCGCCGTACCGGCGATCACCACCTCCGGCGCGCTGCTGGAGGCCCTGGTGGAGCTGGACGTGCGCCGGGTCGCGCTGGTGACGCCGTACACGGTGTCGGTGACGCAGTCGCTGGAGGCCTATGTCGCCCAGGCCGGCGTCACGATCTCCGGCTGCGCCTTCATGGGCCTGACCCGGCACATCTGGAAGGTCCCGTACCGGGAGGTGGTGGACATGGCCCGGCAGGCCGTCCGCGGTGACGCCGACGCGCTGTTCATCAGCTGCACCAACCTGCCCACGTACGACGTGATCCCCCAGCTGGAGGCCGAGCTGCGCATCCCCGTGATCTCGGCCAACCAAGTGACGATGTGGGCGGCACTGCGCCGACTGGGTACCCGTGCGGTGGGGCCGTACCAAGCGCTGATCAATCCGGCGGCGCGTTCCGGTCCCGCAGTGCCGGGGGCGGACCCCGGTCCCGTACTGCCGGAAGAAGAGCAGCAGCAGGAAGGCTGGACATGA
- the ehuD gene encoding ectoine/hydroxyectoine ABC transporter permease subunit EhuD, which translates to MKWDWSAVSGFMPHLWDGLLVTVQILALGSLISFALGLVWALLMRVPSRWVTWPVGVVTEFVRNTPLLVQLFFLFYVLPEWGLAFSALTTGVFAIGLHYSTYTMQVYRAGIEAVPVGQWEAATALNLPLHRTWTAVILPQAVRRVVPALGNYVISMLKDTPMVMAITVLEMLGQARLYSQEHFQFTEPLTVIGVAFIVISYLASLALRALERRLAH; encoded by the coding sequence ATGAAGTGGGACTGGAGCGCAGTCAGCGGCTTCATGCCGCACCTCTGGGACGGTCTGCTGGTCACCGTGCAGATCCTGGCCCTCGGTTCGCTGATCTCGTTCGCGCTGGGCCTGGTGTGGGCGCTGCTGATGCGGGTGCCCTCGCGCTGGGTGACCTGGCCGGTCGGCGTGGTCACGGAGTTCGTCCGCAACACCCCGCTGCTGGTGCAGCTGTTCTTCCTCTTCTATGTGCTGCCCGAGTGGGGCCTGGCCTTCTCGGCGCTGACCACCGGCGTCTTCGCGATCGGGCTGCACTACTCGACGTACACGATGCAGGTCTACCGGGCCGGTATCGAGGCCGTGCCGGTCGGCCAGTGGGAGGCGGCGACGGCGCTGAACCTGCCGCTGCACCGGACGTGGACGGCGGTGATCCTGCCGCAGGCCGTGCGCCGGGTCGTCCCCGCGCTCGGGAACTACGTCATCTCCATGCTCAAGGACACGCCCATGGTCATGGCGATCACGGTGCTGGAGATGCTCGGCCAGGCGCGCCTGTACTCGCAGGAGCACTTCCAGTTCACCGAGCCGCTGACGGTGATCGGCGTGGCCTTCATCGTCATTTCCTACCTGGCCTCCCTTGCCCTGCGAGCCCTGGAGCGACGCCTTGCCCACTGA
- a CDS encoding lytic polysaccharide monooxygenase auxiliary activity family 9 protein — MRTRTKLSAAAVGLATTGALVLSSGGASGHGYTDLPISRQKLCQNGTVTNCGSIQWEPQSVEGPKGFPGSGPADGQICNAGLGHFSQLSAPRTPSGGAWPATKVTGGQNYTFRWQFTAMHATTDFKYYVTKPGWNQNHNLARSDLNLTPFFTVPYNGQRPPSSLSHSGRLPTGLSGRHVIVAVWTIADTANAFYACSDVTF, encoded by the coding sequence ATGCGTACAAGGACCAAGTTGTCCGCAGCCGCGGTGGGACTGGCAACGACCGGAGCCCTCGTGCTCTCCTCCGGCGGTGCCAGCGGCCACGGCTACACCGACCTCCCCATCAGCCGGCAGAAGCTCTGCCAGAACGGCACCGTGACCAACTGCGGCTCGATCCAGTGGGAGCCGCAGAGTGTCGAGGGCCCGAAGGGCTTCCCGGGCTCCGGCCCGGCGGACGGCCAGATATGCAACGCCGGGCTCGGCCACTTCAGCCAGCTCAGCGCACCGCGCACCCCGTCCGGCGGCGCCTGGCCCGCCACGAAGGTGACGGGCGGCCAGAACTACACGTTCCGCTGGCAGTTCACGGCCATGCACGCCACGACCGACTTCAAGTACTACGTCACCAAGCCCGGCTGGAACCAGAACCACAACCTGGCCCGGTCCGACCTCAACCTCACCCCGTTCTTCACGGTGCCGTACAACGGGCAGCGCCCGCCCTCCTCGCTCTCCCACAGCGGCAGGCTGCCGACCGGGCTGAGCGGGCGTCACGTCATCGTGGCCGTCTGGACGATCGCCGACACGGCCAACGCGTTCTACGCCTGCTCGGACGTGACTTTCTGA
- a CDS encoding amidase produces the protein MSELTELTAVRLLEGYRKGEWGPVEATRAALERAEAIQPEVNAFVRLTAEEALERARESQERWRRGEPRGLLDGVPVTVKDILLQRGAPTLRGSRAVDPAGRWDEDAPSVARLREHGAVFIGKTTTPEFGWKGVTDSPLSGITRNPCDPSRTAGGSSGGSAAAVALGAGPLSLGTDGGGSVRIPASFCGIFALKPTYGRVPLYPASAFGTLAHVGPMTRDAADAALLMDVIGHPDSRDWSALSAPAGPYTDALAGGVRGLRVAYSPSLGGQVAVRPAVARAVRRAVERLAELGAYVTETDPDLTDPVEAFHTLWFSGAARVTQHLGPHQRELLDPGLREICARGARYSALEYLAAVDVRMDLGRRMGRFHDTYDLLVTPTMPLTAFEAGAEVPKGSGHRRWTGWTPFTYPFNMTQQPAASVPVGTDADGLPIGLQLVAARHRDDLVLRAAHALFEARVASAGRPTPSGS, from the coding sequence ATGTCCGAGCTCACCGAGCTGACCGCCGTACGGCTCCTCGAGGGGTACCGCAAGGGCGAGTGGGGTCCCGTGGAGGCGACGCGGGCGGCGCTGGAGCGGGCCGAGGCGATCCAGCCGGAGGTGAACGCCTTCGTCCGGCTGACGGCCGAAGAGGCTCTGGAGCGGGCCCGGGAGTCTCAGGAGCGGTGGCGGCGCGGTGAGCCACGGGGCCTGCTCGACGGGGTGCCGGTCACCGTCAAGGACATCCTGCTGCAGCGCGGGGCGCCGACCCTGCGCGGATCGAGGGCCGTGGATCCGGCGGGGCGGTGGGACGAGGACGCGCCGTCCGTGGCCCGGCTGCGCGAGCACGGGGCGGTCTTCATCGGCAAGACGACAACTCCCGAGTTCGGCTGGAAGGGCGTGACGGACTCGCCGCTCAGCGGGATCACCCGCAATCCGTGTGACCCTTCGCGCACCGCGGGCGGGTCGAGCGGCGGCAGCGCGGCGGCGGTGGCGCTCGGCGCGGGGCCGCTGTCGCTGGGCACGGACGGCGGCGGCAGCGTCCGTATCCCGGCCTCGTTCTGCGGGATCTTCGCGCTGAAGCCGACGTACGGGCGCGTGCCGCTCTACCCGGCGAGCGCCTTCGGCACGCTGGCGCACGTCGGCCCGATGACCCGGGACGCGGCCGACGCGGCGCTGCTGATGGACGTGATCGGGCATCCGGACTCGCGCGACTGGTCGGCGCTGTCCGCCCCGGCCGGTCCGTACACGGACGCTCTGGCGGGCGGGGTGCGCGGGCTGCGGGTGGCGTACTCGCCGTCGCTGGGCGGCCAGGTGGCGGTGCGGCCGGCGGTCGCGAGGGCGGTGCGGCGGGCGGTGGAGCGGCTGGCGGAGCTCGGCGCGTACGTCACGGAGACCGACCCGGACCTGACCGACCCGGTGGAGGCCTTCCACACCCTGTGGTTCAGCGGGGCGGCCCGGGTGACGCAGCACCTGGGCCCGCACCAGCGCGAGTTGCTGGACCCGGGCCTGCGGGAGATCTGCGCGCGGGGCGCCCGCTACTCGGCGCTGGAGTATCTGGCCGCGGTCGACGTGCGGATGGACCTGGGCCGCCGGATGGGCCGCTTCCACGACACCTACGACCTGCTCGTCACGCCGACCATGCCGCTCACGGCGTTCGAGGCGGGCGCCGAGGTGCCGAAAGGATCCGGCCACCGGCGGTGGACGGGCTGGACCCCGTTCACCTACCCGTTCAACATGACGCAGCAGCCCGCGGCGAGTGTGCCGGTCGGCACCGACGCGGACGGTCTGCCGATCGGGCTCCAGCTCGTGGCCGCCCGGCACCGGGACGATCTGGTGCTGCGGGCGGCCCACGCGCTGTTCGAGGCCCGGGTGGCGTCCGCCGGCCGGCCTACGCCCTCCGGAAGCTGA
- the ehuC gene encoding ectoine/hydroxyectoine ABC transporter permease subunit EhuC, with translation MTSGLWELVLKGVWVTIQLLVCSALLGAAVSFVVGVARTHRLWIVRFLAGVYTEVFRGTSALVMIFWVYFVLPIAFGWQLVPLWAGTLALGLTYGAYGSEIVRGALTAVDPAQKEGGIALSFTPWQRLRLILLPQAVPEMIPPFSNLLVELLKGTALVSIMGMGDLAFSGNLVRLALQESAEIYTIVLLIYFVIAFALTRGMRGLERKLKAETGKPAGSTAGQELDRPQTTGVGGAVA, from the coding sequence ATGACCTCAGGACTCTGGGAACTCGTACTCAAGGGCGTCTGGGTCACGATCCAGCTCCTCGTCTGCAGCGCCCTGCTGGGCGCCGCGGTGTCCTTCGTCGTCGGCGTGGCGCGCACCCACCGGCTGTGGATCGTCCGCTTCCTCGCGGGCGTCTACACCGAGGTGTTCCGCGGCACTTCGGCGCTGGTGATGATCTTCTGGGTGTACTTCGTGCTGCCCATCGCCTTCGGCTGGCAGCTGGTGCCGCTGTGGGCGGGCACCCTCGCGCTCGGCCTGACCTACGGGGCGTACGGCTCCGAGATCGTGCGCGGCGCGCTGACCGCGGTCGACCCGGCGCAGAAGGAGGGCGGGATCGCGCTCAGCTTCACTCCCTGGCAGCGGCTGCGGCTGATCCTGCTGCCGCAGGCCGTGCCGGAGATGATCCCGCCGTTCTCCAACCTGCTGGTCGAACTGCTCAAGGGCACCGCCCTGGTGTCCATCATGGGCATGGGTGACCTGGCGTTCAGCGGCAACCTGGTGCGCCTGGCGCTCCAGGAGAGCGCGGAGATCTACACGATCGTGCTGCTGATCTACTTCGTGATCGCCTTCGCCCTGACCCGCGGCATGCGCGGTCTGGAGCGCAAGCTCAAGGCAGAGACGGGCAAGCCGGCCGGCAGCACAGCCGGCCAGGAGCTCGACCGTCCGCAGACCACCGGTGTGGGAGGTGCTGTCGCATGA
- a CDS encoding maleate cis-trans isomerase family protein yields MTALGFLYPGHSAEDDYPRIEQLLGSDIRVDLVHTDIGEDAHRVDALLEMGSAGRLAAGVQELRHAGADAVVWACTSGSFVYGWDGAQEQVRALAQTAGMPASSTSFAFAHAVRELGVRRVAIGATYPEDVARLFAEFLRAADVEVVSVNSSGIITAAEVGTWGEAELLTLARNSDHPDAEVLLLPDTALHTAAHIPALEKELGKPVLTANQVTVWEGLRLADRRVNAPELGALFSREPIVQV; encoded by the coding sequence ATGACAGCGCTGGGATTTCTCTACCCGGGCCACTCCGCCGAGGACGACTATCCGCGCATCGAGCAGTTGCTGGGCAGCGACATCCGGGTGGACCTGGTGCACACCGACATCGGTGAGGACGCGCACCGGGTGGACGCGCTGCTCGAGATGGGCTCCGCCGGCCGGCTCGCGGCGGGCGTCCAGGAGTTGCGGCACGCCGGTGCGGACGCGGTGGTGTGGGCCTGCACGAGCGGCAGCTTCGTCTACGGCTGGGACGGCGCGCAGGAGCAGGTCCGCGCCCTGGCCCAGACGGCCGGCATGCCCGCCTCCTCCACCTCCTTCGCGTTCGCGCACGCGGTGCGGGAGCTGGGGGTGCGCAGGGTCGCGATCGGGGCGACGTACCCGGAGGACGTGGCGCGGCTCTTCGCGGAGTTCCTGCGCGCGGCCGATGTCGAGGTCGTGTCGGTCAACAGCTCCGGCATCATCACGGCCGCCGAGGTCGGCACCTGGGGCGAGGCCGAACTCCTCACCCTGGCCCGGAACTCCGACCACCCCGACGCCGAGGTCCTCCTCCTGCCCGACACGGCCCTGCACACGGCGGCCCACATCCCGGCCCTGGAGAAGGAACTCGGCAAGCCGGTCCTCACCGCCAACCAGGTCACGGTCTGGGAGGGCCTGCGCCTGGCGGACCGGCGGGTGAACGCGCCGGAACTGGGGGCGCTCTTCTCGCGGGAGCCGATCGTCCAGGTGTGA
- a CDS encoding DUF3592 domain-containing protein: protein MDVIFYVVPGLIMVLALFMAHRVVRRWLQIRGAWNSGLTAEGRCLRTFTTVGGGHGDTSVRTTLHHVYEFIAHDGRVIRFEEDGGSATTVEGDYVTVYYTDGRQVVATAQAPSRARQAVSALGILAFLGVIVVFCAGFVTAYSQTFGPYGDFVFSVDSRTSVAP, encoded by the coding sequence ATGGACGTGATCTTCTACGTCGTGCCCGGCCTGATCATGGTCCTGGCCCTCTTCATGGCCCACCGCGTCGTGCGGCGCTGGCTGCAGATCCGGGGCGCCTGGAACAGCGGCCTGACGGCCGAGGGCAGGTGCCTGCGGACCTTCACCACGGTCGGCGGCGGCCACGGCGACACCTCGGTGCGCACCACCCTGCACCACGTCTACGAGTTCATCGCACACGACGGCCGGGTCATCCGCTTCGAGGAGGACGGCGGGAGCGCGACGACCGTCGAGGGCGACTACGTCACGGTCTACTACACCGACGGCCGCCAGGTCGTGGCCACGGCCCAGGCGCCCAGCCGGGCCAGGCAGGCGGTGAGCGCCCTCGGCATCCTGGCGTTCCTCGGGGTGATCGTCGTCTTCTGCGCCGGCTTCGTCACCGCGTACAGCCAGACCTTCGGCCCGTACGGCGACTTCGTCTTCAGCGTGGACAGCCGGACGTCCGTGGCGCCGTGA
- a CDS encoding D-2-hydroxyacid dehydrogenase, translating into MPTPTLLVLDAEPLPRLGRLTGRARIEHTDAAGLAERLPRADVLLVWDFTSRAVRDAWPGEGPRPRWVHTASAGVDHLMCPELAASDTVVTNARGIFDQPIAEYVAALVLAMAKDLPRTLELQRERTWRHRESLKVAGSRAVVVGSGPIGRAIARTLGALDITTALVGRAARSGVHGPEDLDRLLARADWVIAAAPLTDETHGMFDARRFGLMQPSTRFVNIGRGQLVVEDALAEALAKRWIAGAALDVFEAEPLPAESPLWQAPGLIVSPHMSGDTIGWRDELGLQFVELYEQWAAGEPLKNVVDKRRGYVPGH; encoded by the coding sequence ATGCCCACCCCCACGCTCCTCGTCCTGGACGCCGAACCCCTCCCCCGCCTCGGCCGCCTCACCGGCCGCGCCCGCATCGAACACACCGACGCGGCGGGGCTCGCCGAGCGCCTCCCGCGCGCGGATGTACTCCTGGTGTGGGACTTCACCTCGCGCGCCGTGCGGGACGCCTGGCCCGGCGAGGGTCCGCGGCCGCGCTGGGTGCACACGGCGAGCGCGGGTGTGGACCACCTGATGTGTCCGGAACTCGCCGCTTCCGACACGGTGGTGACGAACGCGCGCGGCATCTTCGACCAGCCGATCGCGGAGTACGTCGCCGCGCTCGTGCTGGCGATGGCCAAGGACCTGCCGAGGACCCTGGAGTTGCAGCGGGAGCGGACCTGGCGGCACCGCGAGTCGCTCAAGGTCGCCGGGAGCCGGGCCGTGGTGGTCGGTTCGGGGCCGATCGGCCGGGCGATCGCGCGCACCCTGGGGGCGCTGGACATCACGACCGCGCTGGTGGGCCGCGCCGCGCGCTCCGGCGTGCACGGTCCGGAGGACCTGGACCGGCTGCTGGCCCGCGCCGACTGGGTGATCGCGGCGGCGCCGCTCACGGACGAGACGCACGGGATGTTCGACGCCCGACGCTTCGGCCTGATGCAGCCGTCCACCCGGTTCGTCAACATCGGCCGCGGCCAGCTCGTCGTCGAGGACGCGCTCGCCGAGGCGCTGGCCAAGCGCTGGATCGCGGGTGCCGCCCTGGACGTCTTCGAGGCCGAACCGCTGCCCGCCGAGAGCCCGTTGTGGCAGGCCCCGGGCCTGATCGTGTCCCCGCACATGAGCGGCGACACCATCGGCTGGCGTGACGAACTCGGCCTCCAGTTCGTGGAGTTGTACGAACAGTGGGCGGCCGGGGAGCCGTTGAAGAACGTGGTCGACAAGCGGCGTGGGTACGTACCTGGTCACTGA
- the ehuB gene encoding ectoine/hydroxyectoine ABC transporter substrate-binding protein EhuB, with the protein MAPPQRSPHRSTPRSPEPISGPASGPTRRSLLAGVAALGALGAAGCSRVATASDVKGGDLLDRLRAAGVVRLGIAGEIPFGFIDKNGELTGEAPELAKVIFKRLGIDRVQPVPTEFGSLIPGLNSQQFDVVAAGMYVNPERCEQVIFADPDYQMLDSFIVRKGNPKGLHSYKDVVAKKARFATGTGYAEIQYAVEAGYKESEILIVPDQVAGLNAVEAGRVDVFAGTALTTREVVKKSSKAEATKPFAPLVDGKPHVDGGAFAFRPTESNLRDAFNVELRKLKKSGELFRILRPFGFTRAEMTDMTAKELCGG; encoded by the coding sequence ATGGCTCCACCACAGAGAAGCCCACACAGAAGCACACCGCGAAGTCCCGAACCCATATCCGGGCCCGCCTCCGGGCCCACCCGCCGGTCGCTGCTCGCGGGGGTCGCGGCGCTCGGCGCGCTGGGCGCCGCCGGATGCAGCAGGGTCGCCACCGCGTCGGACGTCAAGGGCGGTGACCTGCTCGACCGGCTCCGGGCGGCGGGCGTCGTCCGCCTCGGCATCGCCGGCGAGATCCCGTTCGGCTTCATCGACAAGAACGGCGAGCTGACCGGCGAGGCACCGGAACTGGCCAAGGTGATCTTCAAGCGACTCGGCATCGACCGGGTGCAGCCCGTGCCGACCGAGTTCGGCTCGCTCATCCCGGGCCTGAACTCCCAGCAGTTCGACGTCGTCGCCGCCGGGATGTACGTCAACCCCGAGCGCTGCGAGCAGGTCATCTTCGCCGACCCCGACTACCAGATGCTCGACTCGTTCATCGTGCGCAAGGGCAACCCGAAGGGGCTGCACAGCTACAAGGACGTCGTCGCGAAGAAGGCGAGGTTCGCCACCGGGACCGGCTACGCCGAGATCCAGTACGCCGTCGAGGCGGGGTACAAGGAGAGCGAGATCCTGATCGTCCCGGACCAGGTCGCGGGCCTGAACGCCGTCGAGGCGGGGCGCGTGGACGTGTTCGCCGGTACGGCGCTGACCACCCGTGAGGTGGTGAAGAAGTCGTCCAAGGCGGAGGCGACCAAGCCGTTCGCGCCTCTCGTGGACGGCAAGCCGCACGTCGACGGAGGCGCCTTCGCGTTCCGGCCGACCGAGTCGAATCTGCGCGACGCCTTCAACGTGGAGCTGCGCAAGCTCAAGAAGAGCGGCGAACTCTTCCGCATCCTGCGGCCCTTCGGATTCACCCGGGCCGAGATGACGGACATGACCGCGAAGGAGCTCTGCGGCGGATGA
- a CDS encoding IclR family transcriptional regulator, producing the protein MALKHEPTTPYHSAQEALRVLETVARGSSGVTDAEIARHTGITPERLTALLRMLRREGYVEQITDGAYVTGETLARLGSAQHREQALREKLQRTLDRLRDSVGAAVYMSRYVDGEISITQYADSPAAPKVNEWVDFRSSAHATAIGKSLLTQLDHAGRRDHLARHKMARLTSRTITSDRLLLSRLEAQPPTVPVLDLQEYAVGTVCAAVPITAGSSVGCLALSLPLEHAHRLRQAADTLNRHAAPVLLSMAI; encoded by the coding sequence GTGGCGCTGAAGCACGAGCCGACCACCCCGTACCACTCGGCCCAGGAAGCACTGCGCGTCCTGGAGACGGTGGCGCGCGGTTCCAGCGGTGTCACCGACGCCGAGATAGCCCGGCACACCGGCATCACACCGGAGCGGCTGACCGCGCTCCTGCGCATGCTGCGCCGCGAGGGCTACGTGGAGCAGATCACCGACGGCGCGTACGTCACGGGCGAGACGCTGGCCCGCCTCGGCTCCGCCCAGCACCGCGAGCAGGCCCTGCGTGAAAAGCTCCAGCGCACCCTCGACCGGCTGCGCGACTCGGTGGGCGCCGCCGTCTACATGAGCCGGTACGTCGACGGCGAGATCAGCATCACCCAGTACGCCGACAGCCCGGCCGCGCCCAAGGTCAACGAGTGGGTCGACTTCCGCTCCTCGGCCCACGCCACCGCCATCGGCAAGAGCCTGCTCACCCAGCTCGACCACGCCGGGCGCCGCGACCACCTCGCCCGGCACAAGATGGCCCGCCTCACCTCGCGCACCATCACCAGCGACCGGCTCCTGCTCTCCCGCCTGGAGGCCCAGCCGCCCACCGTGCCCGTCCTGGACCTCCAGGAGTACGCGGTCGGCACGGTCTGCGCGGCCGTCCCGATCACGGCCGGCTCCTCCGTCGGCTGCCTCGCCCTGTCCCTCCCGCTCGAGCACGCCCACCGCCTGCGCCAGGCCGCCGACACCCTCAACCGCCACGCGGCGCCGGTGCTGCTCTCCATGGCGATCTAG
- the ehuA gene encoding ectoine/hydroxyectoine ABC transporter ATP-binding protein EhuA: MPTDTLPNPGTNPDKTPAQSAGELIRLEQVTKRFGSNTVLDHLDFSVDAGKHVTLIGPSGSGKTTILRLLMTLLKPDEGTITVDGEQLFPASDKQVREVRKKIGMVFQQFNLFPNMTVLRNITEAPVTVLGMSKDEAVERAKELLDMVGLADKCDAHPAQLSGGQQQRVAIARALAMRPQVLLLDEVTSALDPELVAGVLDVLRDIARSTDITMLCVTHEMNFARDISDQVLMFDSGRIIESGPPEKIFSDPELDRTREFLSAVL, translated from the coding sequence TTGCCCACTGACACCCTCCCCAATCCCGGCACCAACCCCGACAAGACCCCCGCCCAGAGCGCCGGCGAGCTGATCCGGCTGGAGCAGGTCACCAAGCGGTTCGGGAGCAACACGGTCCTGGACCACCTGGACTTCTCCGTCGACGCCGGCAAGCACGTCACCCTGATCGGGCCGTCCGGATCCGGCAAGACGACGATCCTGCGGCTGCTGATGACCCTGCTCAAGCCCGACGAGGGCACGATCACGGTCGACGGGGAGCAGCTGTTCCCGGCCTCCGACAAGCAGGTCCGCGAGGTCCGCAAGAAGATCGGGATGGTCTTCCAGCAGTTCAACCTGTTCCCGAACATGACGGTGCTGCGGAACATCACCGAGGCGCCGGTCACCGTCCTCGGCATGTCCAAGGACGAGGCGGTGGAGCGGGCCAAGGAGCTGCTGGACATGGTGGGCCTGGCCGACAAGTGCGACGCGCACCCGGCCCAGCTCTCCGGTGGCCAGCAGCAGCGGGTGGCGATCGCCCGGGCCCTGGCGATGCGCCCGCAGGTGCTGCTCCTGGACGAGGTGACCTCCGCGCTCGACCCCGAGCTGGTGGCAGGAGTCCTCGACGTCCTCAGGGACATCGCCCGCTCCACGGACATCACGATGCTCTGTGTGACCCACGAGATGAATTTCGCCCGGGACATCTCCGACCAGGTGCTCATGTTCGATTCGGGCCGGATCATCGAGTCGGGACCGCCGGAGAAGATCTTCAGCGACCCGGAGCTGGACCGGACACGGGAGTTCCTCAGCGCAGTGCTCTGA